The genomic interval AAGAGGCCTTTTTATTTGCTGTTTTAAAAATCAGTTTCAACTATTATTAGATAAGTTGATTTCGTGTATACTTGTTACAAGCAAATTAAAGTTGGAGTTGTATTAAAGATGACAATTGGAGAAATTGCAAAACTAGCTGGTGTTGCAAAAAGTACAGTTTCGCGGTATTTGAATGGCGGATCTGTTGGTGAACGTACAAAAATAAAAATTGAGCGTGTTATTAAAGAGACTGGATATGTTCCTAATACATTTGCTCGTAGCTTAAAAGCGAAGAAGACGAATATTATTGGCACAATTGTTCCTAGGCTTAATTCTTATGCAACATCTCAAACATTAATCGGAATTGATGAGCAACTAAGAGAACAGAATTATCAGTTACTCATATCAAATACTAGTCAAGATATTAAACGCGAAATTGAAAGTATCTATACATTAGCAAATCAAAAAATTGCAGGAATCATTCTGTTGGCGACACGATTAACAGATGAGCACTTTGAAGCCTTTCAAAAAATAGATGTCCCAGTATTGTTAGTTGGGCAGCAAGATCCACGTTGCTATAGTTTAATCCATAATGATGAAGAAGCTGGGTATGAGCTTGGGAGATATATTATTGGTCAAGGTCACAGAAAAATTGCTTATCTTGGGGTGACAGAAGAAGATATAGCAGTTGGAGTGAAAAGGAAACTTGGATTTAAAAAAGCTATCTCACATGAAAGTGATTGCGAGGTTACCTATTTTGAAACAAGCTTTAATTTAAAAGAAGCAATAAAAAAGTTTCCTGAAATCTATGTAACCTACAAACCTTCGATTATTGTCTGTGCAACTGATAATATTGCTCTTGGTGTATTAAAGGCAGCACAAATGGAAGGATTACATGTACCAGAAGATTTATCGATTACAGGATTTGGCGGCTATGAGGTGACAGAAATAACTCATCCTAGTATAACGACAGCAAAATTTAACTATAAGGAAGCAGGTGTTCTAGCAGCTAAAAATATTGTGAAATTGGTTAATAATGAAGAAATAGAAAAGATTACCGTTTCAAATTTCGACATGATTATTAGAGAGAGTGTTGACAAACTTAACTAGAATTTATATACTATTAATGGAACCGGTTCCACGACCGGTTTATAAATTAATCATGATTGAAACCGGTACCATATATTTTTTATAAAAGAATGGAACCGGTTCCGTAAAACTTATAAGGGTAAGGGGGATAACAATGAACTATTCACAAATTGCAAAACAAATAGTAGATGCAATTGGCGGAAAAGAAAATGTTTCTGCTGCAGCACATTGTGCGACAAGACTTCGTCTCGTTTTAAATGATGAAGAAAAAGTTAATCAAGCAAAGTTAGATGAGATGGATATTGTTAAGGGTACATTCTCAACAGGTGGACAATACCAGATCATTTTAGGAGCCGGAATTGTAAATGAAGTGTACAAGGAGCTGTCAAAGCTTACTGGCATGGGAGAAATGTCCACAAAAGAAGTAAGTAGTGCGGGTTCTAAGAAAATGAATCCTCTCCAGCGTTTTGTAAAGATGCTGTCAGATATTTTTGTGCCAATCATTCCAGCAATTGTAGCTGGTGGTTTATTAATGGGAATTAATAATTTATTAACAGCTCAAGACTTATTTATTGAAGGAATGTCACTTGTTGAGGCAAATCCCGGAATGGCTGATTTAGCAGCACTTATTAATACATTTGCAAATGCGGCTTTTGTTTTTTTACCTATCTTAATTGGATTTTCAGCAACACAACGATTTGGTGGTAACCCTTATTTAGGAGCAACACTTGGGATGTTAATGGTTCACCCCGACTTATTAAATGGCTGGGGATATGGTGAGGCATTAACAAATGGGGAAATACCTGTTTGGAATATTTTTGGATATGAGATTGCAAAGATAGGCTATCAAGGTACAGTTTTACCGGTTTTAGTAGCATCATTTATTTTAGCAAAAATTGAAACCAATTTACGTAAAATAACACCGTCATCATTAGATAATCTATTAACACCGTTATTATCTATTTTTATTACTGGTCTCTTAACATTCACATTAGTAGGACCTATTACTAGAACTGCAGGAAACCTATTATCAGATGGACTTATTTGGTTATACGATACAACTGGCTTCATTGGAGCAGCATTGTTCGGTTTAGCATATGCACCGATTGTTATTACTGGTATGCATCATAGCTTTATTGCAGTTGAAACACAATTACTAGCTGATATTGCAAAAACAGGAGGGTCTTTCATTTTCCCTGTTGCTGCTATGTCAAATGTAGCGCAAGGAGCTGCAACTCTTGCTGTATTATTAATAGCTCGTGATGCAAAAGTAAAAGGTGTAGCGTCAGCAGCAGGTATTTCAGCACTACTAGGTATAACTGAACCAGCTATGTTTGGTGTTAACTTGAAGCTGCGTTATCCATTCATTGCTGCAATAATTGGAGCAGCTGCAGGTTCAGGTTTTATGTCACTGTTTCATGTTAAAGCAATCGCTTTAGGTGCTGCAGGACTACCAGGTGTTATTTCAATTAAACCTGGTACGATCACATTTTATGTGTTAGGTATGCTCATCTCATGTGCAGTTGCTTTTATCGTAACAATTGTATTAGGAAAAAGAGCTGCTAAAAAACAAGGATAATTTAACAATTTAGAGGGGAATCTACATGATTCTCCTGTCTTTATTTCTAAGGTTATGAATACTAAGCATGAGGAGAACGATGAATATGGAATGGACAAGAGAAATGAGATATCGTCGACTTGAAAATGCAAGCAAGGAAGAGATTGAAACAATCACAAAAAAGGTAAAAAACTGCGAGTGGAGACAAAGCTATCATATACAGCCCACAACTGGGTTATTGAATGATCCGAATGGATTTTCTTATTTCAATGGTGAATATCATTTATTTTATCAATGGTTCCCACTTGGCCCAGTTCATGGACTAAAATATTGGTACCATACAAAATCAAAGGACTTGGTTCATTGGGAAAATGTTGGGGTTGCAATAAAGCCAGATCATGATTATGACAGTCATGGTGCCTATTCTGGCAGTGCAATCGAGCATGAAAATCACTTGTATTTAATGTATACAGGGAATACTCGCAATAAGCAGTGGGAGCGCCATCCTTATCAAGTAATGGCTGTTATGAATAAACAGGGGAAGATTATTAAGTCTCAATCTCCAGTTATAGCAGATGTGCCTGAAGGCTATACTGACCATTTTAGAGATCCAAAGATATGGAAATCAGGTGATACATTTTATGTGGTAATCGGTGCTCAAAGGGCGAATTCTACTGGTTGTGCAGTTCTATATAAATCAATCAATTTGTCAGATTGGACTTTTTTAGGTGAAATGAAAACAGATTTGGAGCATTTCGGTTATATGTGGGAGTGTCCTGATTACTTTGAATTAGATGGAAACGGAGTTTTTGTTTTTTCACCACAAGGATTAGAACCAAAGGGTGATCATTTTCAAAATATCTATCAATCAGGTTATCTAGTAGGTGATAAACTAGATTTACAGACCTTATCTTTTTCTCATGGAGAGTTTCATGAACTTGACCGTGGCTTTGATTTTTATGCCCCACAAACGACATTATCCTCAGATGGACGTCGTCTTCTAGTTGGCTGGATGGGCCTTCCGGAAATTGACTATCCAACAGATCGAAATGATTGGGCACATTGCCTAACCCTCCCAAGAGAGTTAAGCGTAAAAAATGGAAAACTTTTTCAGCAGCCTGCAAAGGAATTAAAGAAGCTGCGAAAAGATAAGAGTGAGTTGGAAGCTACCATCACGAATGAAAAACTTAAAGCTTTCAGTGGAAAGAAGTATGAACTAATCTGTGAGGTTCTTGAAAATGATTCAGCCGTATTTGGTATTGAATTCCGTGCAAAAGGTGATGAAAAAACAGTCATTCAGTATGATGCACATGAAAAAAGGGTTATGTTAGACAGAAGTTTGTCTGGACAACCTGTCGGTGAAGCTTTTGGTACAAGACGCCAGTGTTCAATGGAATCAAGAAAAATTAAATTTCATCTATTTGTTGATACATCATCTGTGGAGATTTTTATTAATAATGGTGAGGAAGTATTTACTAGTAGAATTTTCCCGAAAGCAGATAGTAATGAAATTCGTTTTTTTGCAGAAGGTGGGACTGTTACTTTCATTGCTAAAAAATGGGATATCTAAAAAAGAGGTGAAAAATTGTGGCTAGATTATTTTCAATAGGAGAAGTGCTAATCGATTTTATTCCTGCACAAAAAGGAAAAGCATTAAAAGATGTCTTTTCATTTGAGCGAGCACCAGGAGGGGCACCTGCAAATGTAGTAGCAGCTGTTGCGAAATTTGGCGGGAATGCTTCAATGATTACAAAACTTGGATCTGATGCATTTGGTGACTTCCTCATTGATACACTAAATGAAGTTGGCGTAAATACGAATTATGTATACAGAACAAATGAAGCTAATACAGCATTAGCATTTGTTTCGTTAAAAGAAGATGGAGAAAGAGATTTTTCTTTTTATCGCAATCCATCAGCGGACTTACTATTGTCAGAGGAAGAGATTGGTGAGAACTGGTTTAATGAAGGAGATATCCTTCATTTCTGTTCGGTCGATTTAGTTGAAAGTCCTATGAAGCAAGCTCACGCTAAAGCTATCCGTTCGGCAAAGGAAAAGGGTGCGATCATTAGTTTTGATCCAAATGTTCGCTTACCGTTATGGAAAGACCCGCAAGATTGTAGAAAAACGATTCTTCAGTTTATTCCAGAAGCACATCTCGTAAAAATTTCTGATGAAGAATTAGAATTTATTACAGGAATAGCGAATGAGAATGAAGCGATTCACTCATTATTTGTTGGTGACGTAAAAGCAGTCATTTATACGAGAGGTTCACAAGGGGCCGATCTCTATGTGAATGGAAAATGCTACAGTTCATCTGGCTTTGGCGTTACTGTTGAGGATACAACAGGTGCAGGTGATGCATTCATCGGAGGATTTTTATTTAAATTATTAGAGAAAAATGCATCTGTCCCTCAATTAATGAAGACTTTACAGGAAGAAAATCAGGAAATACTATCATTTGCAAATGCAAGTGGTGCTTTAACAACAACAGGAAAAGGGGCTATTTCAGCATTACCGACAAAGGAAGATATTTATCAACTAATTAAGAAAAATAGTAACTAACAGATTTTTAATAAACCATTGATAAACGAAAAAGAGGCTGATATGTGCAGGGCATGATTGACAGCCTCTTTATTCGTTATTTTCTGTTGTCAGATGATTTTTTCAAAGATTTCGTTGTATTTTGCTTATTAGAAATTGAATCAGATGAACGAATTGTCTTAGCTGGTAAATTATTATTAGGTGCTGCTTGTTCATTCCAATCAGCCATTTTAGAGATCACCTCACACATGTAAAGTAAGATATTTACTTATTCTTCAACTTCATTTCCTCGCATTAGTTTTTCAAATGGAGCCATAGTTGGATCTTGTTTGTTTTGCAGATGAAAAGGATTCTTTTCTTGGGCAAACTCAGGATCTGCATTTAATTTAATGCCAATTTGAGATCCAGCTGTTGCTAATGAATCGTTTATGATTGATTCTTTTTCTCCATCAGGATGAGGAGTTATTACTGAATGTTGATTTCTTCTATCCATGTTATCATCTCCTTTTTTACCATATTCTTAACATCTCTCGTTGAAGAAGAACTATTCCTATAAAAGAATAAAGAGGATTTTGTTGTTTTTAAAACGAAAACTAAACTATTTAATGTTGATTGGAGCAGATTGCGAGACAGGTGAGACCCCGCAGGCGTTTACGCCGAGGAGGATCACCGCCCGCCCCGCTAAAAAGCGAGCATCTCTCGCTGCAATCAACCACACCGCATTACTTGGTAAATAGCAATAAAGTATGCGAAAACAGCCTTAATAAAAGAAGGATAGAAGCTAGAGGAACTTGGAATAGTAAGAACACATCCATCTTAATAAACAAGCCAATTGATTGCAAAATACTCGGCAAACCACATAAAAAAAGAACAATCATAAATGATTGTTCTTTTAATCTAAAATAATAATCTTCACCGTTTTACGGCCCCATTGTCTAGCCTTTGCGCTGTTTGGCATTAATACATCAATTTTATGTCCAATGATGGCACCGCCTGTATCGCCAGCAATTGCAACACCGTAACCTTCTACCCATACTTTGGATCCGAGAGGAATAACACCAGGATCAACAGCAATGAGCTTCATATTTGGATTTTTTTTGATATTGTATCCAAGATAGGTGAGGTCACTTTGTGTATCTTCGTGACTATAGGCTGTTGCTGCTACATACAGTTCTTTACCAGATTTAGAAGTTGAAGCTTGTCCTGATGAAGATGCAGATGGTTTTTTTGCTGTTGAAGGTGGAGCAGAAACCGTTTGTACGACTTTTGCTTGTTCTTTAGCTTTTTTAGCTTTAGCTAATTCCACAGCTCTAGCTTTTGCTGCAGCTTCTTCTTTTTGTATTTGAGTTTGAATTGTTTTAATTTGTGATTGTATATTGTTTTTATCCTGTTCAGCAAGGTCGATTTCGTTTGCTATCTTAGTATATTTATCCTGCATTGCAACTAATGCAGCGTTTCTTTTTGAAAAATTCTCTTCAAGCTTTGCCTTTTTTTCTTCGATTTCAGCCTGTTGACTAATGAGGAGCTGTTCTTGTCGATCGATTTCTTTTTTATCTTCCTCAATTTGCTTTAGGTCAGCTTCTTGTTCATCTAAAATATTTTGATCCGCATTTAAAAGTGTCGCAACTGCGCCAACCCGTTCAAAGAAATTTCCTAAGCTTTCAGAGTTTACGAGAGTTTCAATGACAATAGATGTATGATCGCTATGCTGAAGAGCGACTAATCTTTTTTGCATAATGTCTTCACGCGCATACACCTTGTCCTGTAGAAGGACAATTTCTTCTTTCTTCTGTTCGATGATTTGCTGAATTTCATCAATTTTACCTTCAACTTGAGCTAAGCTTTGTTGGTTTTGAGAAATATCATTCTCTAAAATTTGTAAATTTTCTTGAATACTTTTCACTTCTTCATGAACAGCTTGCTGTTCTTTTTCCTTTTGAAGAATGGTTTGTTGATTCTGCTCTAGCTGTTCCTCCGCACTATGTAAAGTGTCTTTAGTTGATGCTGCATTTGCCACATTAGTAAAAGGTAATAATAATAGAAGGATACAAAGTGTGGCAATTGTTCGCTTTAAAGCCCGCATAAAGCAACCCCTTTCTCGTATATAGTTATAACATAGAAAGGGGCTGTTTTAGGTTACAATTAGATTAAATATTCATCCAATTTATTCCTGTTATTCTATTTATTCTCTTTTTGCCACATAACTAGCATGTGATCGGTTGGTAATAGAAATGCTAGAATTCCCACTATAGGTAATAAGGCAACCGTTATCATCGTAGGTGTTAATCCAACAAAATCGATCATCGCACCTAATGCAATTGATCCGATTGCACCCATTCCAAAAGCAAGACCTACAGTTAAACCTGACATTGTACCAATTTTTCCAGGAACGAGTTCTTGGGCATAAACAACGGTAACAGAAAAGCTAGACATTAAGACGAATCCGATCAAAGCTAACAAAATAATTGATACGGTAGCATTAACAAAAGGCAAAATAATTGTGAGTGGTACTGCTGAAAGCAACGAAATAATGATAATATTCCGTTTACCATATTTATCAGCTAAAGGTCCCCCAAAGAATGTACCGACAGCGCCCATTAGTAAGAAAATAAAAATATATACTTGTGATTGAGCAATTGTTAAATGATATTTATCGATTGCATAAAACGTATAGAAGTTTGAAATGGCACTCACATACCAGGAGCGTGCAAAAATAAGGAAAATAATAATGATTAGTGCTGTAATAATCGATTTGGATATAGCCTCGTTTTTCACTTTCGGTTCGGTTTTTGGTTTACTAGCAGTATTAGTAATAGATAAACGTCTAGAATACCAGATAGCAATATACGTTAATAATCCAACTGCGATTGCCGCTACAATCGTAAACCAAATTGCACCAAACTGACCAAGCGGTACTAAAATTAAAGCTGTAATGAGCGGGGCAAGCGCTTGACCGCTGTTACCACCAACTTGATAAATCGATTGTGCCAATCCACGCCGTTTTCCCGCTGCCATATAAGCAACCCTTGATCCTTCTGGATGAAAAATCGCAGATCCTAATCCGATAAAAATGACAGATAGAAGGATGGTTAAAAACGATGGTGCAAAGGCTAAACCAAGAATTCCGAGCAAACTGCTCGTTAATCCAATTGGTAAAGCGTATGGCATTGGTTTTTTATCGGCATAAAAGCCAACAACAGGCTGCATTACTGACGAAACCATATTTAAGGCAAATGCGATCAACCCGAGTTGAGTAAAGCTTAGACCCATCGAACCTTCTAAAATTGGGAACATCGCAGGAATAATGGCTTGGATACTATCATTTAAAAGATGACAAAGACTAATAATAAATAAAATATTGTAAACGGTCTTTGTCTCCTGTTGTGTTTTCACAGGTTGTTTTGTTATTGAAGCTATAGACATATTACTCCTTCTTCCTCGTGAATTTATTTTTCCATCTCACTAATTTCCCCAATAATCATATTATTGTAAATACAAGGAAAAAATTCAAGAGGATAAGAGAATAGTAAATGAGGATTAACGAAAAGTAACTGCTGGTTTATCTGATTTTATTGTTTGTTTTAGATTTATATAAACGAAATCATCAACATGAAAAGGATCATATTGAGAATCCTCATGAATGGTGATTAGCTCTGGACCAATATCAACTGTATAATGAATTTCTTTCCCTTGATATTGAACATTTTTAATCGTTCCTTCAATGCCTTCTCCTGTATATGATAGTGAAAATTGCTCTGGTCTAATCGGACAAAGATCTTTTTTCCTTAAATCTGCTGACACATCCAATTTAGCCCAATGTGAATGAATGTTCTTGTAAGAGGGCTTAAAGGTAGTGGCATCCACCCATTCACCATGAATCAAATTTGCTTTACCTACAAATGTTGCAACAAACTCGGTATTTGGCTTGTCATAAATTTCTCGAGGGGTACCAACTTGTTGAATTTGTCCATTGTTCATGACAACAATTCTGTCTGCCAATGCAAGTGCTTCATCTTGATCATGTGTTACATAAACAATGGATGCTCTTGTCACTTTATGAAGACTTTGTATTTCACGTCTCATTTCCATTCTTAATTCTGCATCTAAACTGCTTAAAGGTTCATCCATAAGTAATAACGCAGGTTTTGGAGCAATTGCCCTTGCTAGAGCAACTCGCTGTTTTTGTCCCCCTGATAATTCATGTGGCATTCTCTCTGCAAAGCTTTGAAGTTCTACAATGTTTAAAACCTCTTTAAGCCTATTTTCAATATTTATTTTAAGATCATCTTGTAAAAATCGATGATGAAGCAGTGGAAACCTAATATGATCTTTTACATTCATATGCGGCCATAATGCAAATGATTGAAAAACCATACCGATATTTCTTTTTTCAGGTGGTGTTGATTGGTTTTTCTCACTAACTAGTTGATGATCAATAAAAATCTCACCCTCTGATGGTGTATCAAATCCAGCTAATAGTTTAAGCAAAGTCGTTTTTCCACAACCTGAAGGGCCTAGAATGGCAATGAATTCTCCAGTTTTAATTGATAAGGTAATGGATTTTAATGCATGTGTTGATCCGAAAAATTTGCTAACATTTTTAATTTCTGTCGTCATTAGGTAACACCTTTCTTTCCCAATACTTTTGAAATAGAAAAATAATTATAAATCCAATTAGGATAAGCAATACGATGATCGTTGAAAAAGCAGTTGAATATGTTGTATTTCCAGCTTGTTCAAAATTAAAAATGACAAGACCAATTGTTTCCGAGCCGCTAGACCAGAGTAGAGAAGAGACAGTTAATTCAGTTAGGGCAGTTAAGAAAACAAGAAAAGCTCCGCTTAATAAGCCTGGTAAGATAAGTGGAATCAAAATTTTTCGCCATTTGTAATAGGGAGAAGCCCCGCTTGTTCTGGCAGCATCCTCCATTGAACCATCTATTTGTAAGAGAGAGGTTACACTCCCTCTAATTTGCAGAATTAGAAATCTGGTGATATATGCGATATAAAGGATAAAAATTGATCCATATATGCCTGGGTTCCAACCGGGAATAGGTTCTAACCATGTAAAGATCATGGCAAGTGCTAAAACTGTACCAGGAAGTGCATATGGAAGTCCGACCATAACTTCTATCGATTTATTTAATAAAGATGGTTTTCTAACACGTATATAAGCAATATATGTCCCAACAAATAGTCCTATCAATGTCACAATAAATGCAAGTTGTAAACTATTTTGAATAGCTCCTTGCACCTTCGAGCTAGAGAATAAAATAAATTCGTAATGTTTAAAGCTAATATTTTGCAAGTTGAAATCCAATCCGTATGCCTTTATTAAGGATGTGGAAGCCATGGATAGAAGAGGAACTAGACTCGTCACAATTAAGAAGGTCCATAACAATGTTTCTATTATTAACCTCATTCTTCCAGGTAATATCACGCGTGGTTCTTTGTCTACTCTAGAAGTTTCAATTTGTTTAGATCGCCGAAGCAGCAACCATTGAAAAAAGGTACCGATGATAGCGAATATCCCTAAAATGACGGATAATGCCGCACCTTTTGCAAAAGCAGAAGGCCCGAATCCAATAATTTGTTCATAAATATATGTACTTAAAACACGAATATTAGCTGGTATTCCTAAAAAAGCTGGAATGCCAAAGTTATCAAGGCTTGCTAAAAATGCTAAGAGCCCACCGCTTGCAATTCCTGGGAGAGCTAGAGGTATTGTTATTTTTCTAAGTGAAATATATTTAGATCCACCAGATACTTTTGCTGCCATCTCTAGTTCTCTTGGTATTTTTCTTAGTACACTACCAGATAATAAGTAAACTAATGGATAATGAGAAATTCCCATTACTAAAATAATGCCTGTTAAACTATATAAATTCATAGGCTGTATATGACCTGGCAGAATGTTTAATAGTTTAGCAACAGGACCATTAACCCCCATAAATTGTGTCCAAGCAAGTGTTGTAATATAAGATGGAATAACGAAAGGTAAAAAAATAAATAGATTCAACAGTTTTTTATGACGTACATTTGTATATGCTACTATCCAGGCAGTTAGCAGGCCGAGAAAGACAGAAATAATTGTAGAGCCAGTAACAATGATGATTGTATTGTAGATTGTCTTCCAGGTTACAGGGTTTTTTAATACCTCAACATAATGGCTGAGGCTTAAGCCGTTTTCAGAGCTAAGGCTTAACAAAACTAGTCTAATAATCGGTATGAAAAAGACGAGGAAAACTAAGAAGAATACAAATATCTTAAAAAAAGAAGGGGAATACTTTGTGAAAAGATTCCCCGAAGTGATTGCGGATCTTGCCATGTTTGACGCCTCATTTCTTATCTATTTATCTCCGAATAAGTTGCTGAATTCTTCCTTATCAGATTCACGTGCCTCATATAATTCGGATAAATCAGCTTCTAAAACATTCATTTCCTCAATGGTTTTTAGTCCTTCAGGAGCATCAATTCCGTTGCGGATTGGTGTGTAGCCTATTTCTGCTGCAAGCTGTTGACCTTCCTCAGAAAGAACAAAATCTACAAAAGCTTTAGCTGCAGCTTCGTTTTTTGTATTTTTCATGATTGCGATTGGTTCAGTGATGACTGGAACACCTTCTTTTGGATAAATAAGATCGATTGGTGAACCATCTGCTTTAGCACGAGCAACAAGATAATCAACAATCATGCCATAAGATTTTTCACCTGCAGCAACTGCTTGTTGAACAGCACCATTTCCTTCTGTGATCATCACTTCGTTTTTCTTTAAGCCTTCATAGAAATCCCAATTGAATTCGCCATTTCTTGTGAAAACACCTAGGTTATAGGCAGCGGCACCAGAATATAAGGGACTTGGCATAACAGCTTGTCCTTTAGCAGCTTCTGAAGCTAACACATTCCAAGAGTCAGGTAATTCTTTTACCTTTTCTGTATTTACAGCTAAAACTGTAGCCATAACCTTTGTTCCTGTATACATTCCGTCTTTATCTACAAACGATTCAGGAATTTCATTTGCTTCTTCTGATTTGTAGGATAATAATAAGTCCTCATTTTTTAAATTCTCGTATGTTACGGCATCTGCTACTAGCAAAACATCTGCTTGTACTTCACCTGCTTTATTTTCTGCAAGGATTTTACTCACAACTTCTTCAGTTCCAGAACGGAAAATCTCGATTTTTACATCTGGATATTTCTCAGTGAATGAATCTACGAGCTTTTGCGCATCTTCGTCAGGCTGTGATGTATAAAAAGAAAGATTTCCTTCTATTGTTGTTTGTTCTTCCGATTCATTTTCATTATTCGCTGTTCCAGTTGTTTCTGTATTACTACTGCATGCTGCTAATAGTAAAAGAATGAACATAAACGTTAATGTTTTTTTGATTATTTTCATTTTGACCTCCTGTATTAATTCATTGGTTTCTCTTTTTATTCACGTGTGAAAATTGAATAGCTTATGTAGTTCTCGCCATTTCACCTCCTGTAGTATAAGTCTAGTAATTCATTATTAAGAGTGGTTAAACAAAAGGTTTTTATTTTGTTAAGTATGTGTAAATATGAAAAATCGTAAGATGTGGAGATTTATAGAGAAAATAAAAGACTGTCTTTTAGTGGTGATAAAAGAAAGTCTTTTAGGTTAATCGTTTGTGATTAACTATTGCTTTGTATAAACATCGCATAGGGAGTGATAGAACAATTTAGGGAGAGTCGAGCTTCTGAAATGGCCATACTTAATGTAGCAATCGTTGCAAATTTTTAATAATCCAAGGAAGTTTATCATAAAGATAATGAAGAAAGTATTATACCTTGTACATAGTCTCATTCTTTGGTGTGATCACCTATTTCTGGTAAACTATTAAAAACGCTTCCATTCTTTTTTTTGTAAATGCTTGGTTATATGTAATTACTAGCTTGGAGGACAGATATGCTAAAGTTTCGCTCATTTCTTAAGCCCTATCGATTTCCGATGTCGATTGCATTACTATTGATGCTCATTGAATTGGCGGTAGAACTTATTCATCCACTTTTAATGGCTAAAATTATTGATGAAGGAATACTTAAAGAAGACCTTTCTGTTGTTATGCAATGGGGAGGGATTATGGTAGGAATTTCACTTTTAGCATTTGCTTCAGGGATGGTCAACTCATTTTATGCAGCCCATGTTAGTCAAAGTTTTGGTTTTGATATTAGAAAGCAGATTTTTATTAAGGTGCAATCTTTCTCATTTGAAAATTTAAGTCGATTTCCT from Metabacillus sediminilitoris carries:
- a CDS encoding LacI family DNA-binding transcriptional regulator, giving the protein MTIGEIAKLAGVAKSTVSRYLNGGSVGERTKIKIERVIKETGYVPNTFARSLKAKKTNIIGTIVPRLNSYATSQTLIGIDEQLREQNYQLLISNTSQDIKREIESIYTLANQKIAGIILLATRLTDEHFEAFQKIDVPVLLVGQQDPRCYSLIHNDEEAGYELGRYIIGQGHRKIAYLGVTEEDIAVGVKRKLGFKKAISHESDCEVTYFETSFNLKEAIKKFPEIYVTYKPSIIVCATDNIALGVLKAAQMEGLHVPEDLSITGFGGYEVTEITHPSITTAKFNYKEAGVLAAKNIVKLVNNEEIEKITVSNFDMIIRESVDKLN
- a CDS encoding MFS transporter; the protein is MSIASITKQPVKTQQETKTVYNILFIISLCHLLNDSIQAIIPAMFPILEGSMGLSFTQLGLIAFALNMVSSVMQPVVGFYADKKPMPYALPIGLTSSLLGILGLAFAPSFLTILLSVIFIGLGSAIFHPEGSRVAYMAAGKRRGLAQSIYQVGGNSGQALAPLITALILVPLGQFGAIWFTIVAAIAVGLLTYIAIWYSRRLSITNTASKPKTEPKVKNEAISKSIITALIIIIFLIFARSWYVSAISNFYTFYAIDKYHLTIAQSQVYIFIFLLMGAVGTFFGGPLADKYGKRNIIIISLLSAVPLTIILPFVNATVSIILLALIGFVLMSSFSVTVVYAQELVPGKIGTMSGLTVGLAFGMGAIGSIALGAMIDFVGLTPTMITVALLPIVGILAFLLPTDHMLVMWQKENK
- a CDS encoding sucrose-specific PTS transporter subunit IIBC → MNYSQIAKQIVDAIGGKENVSAAAHCATRLRLVLNDEEKVNQAKLDEMDIVKGTFSTGGQYQIILGAGIVNEVYKELSKLTGMGEMSTKEVSSAGSKKMNPLQRFVKMLSDIFVPIIPAIVAGGLLMGINNLLTAQDLFIEGMSLVEANPGMADLAALINTFANAAFVFLPILIGFSATQRFGGNPYLGATLGMLMVHPDLLNGWGYGEALTNGEIPVWNIFGYEIAKIGYQGTVLPVLVASFILAKIETNLRKITPSSLDNLLTPLLSIFITGLLTFTLVGPITRTAGNLLSDGLIWLYDTTGFIGAALFGLAYAPIVITGMHHSFIAVETQLLADIAKTGGSFIFPVAAMSNVAQGAATLAVLLIARDAKVKGVASAAGISALLGITEPAMFGVNLKLRYPFIAAIIGAAAGSGFMSLFHVKAIALGAAGLPGVISIKPGTITFYVLGMLISCAVAFIVTIVLGKRAAKKQG
- a CDS encoding glycoside hydrolase family 32 protein, producing MEWTREMRYRRLENASKEEIETITKKVKNCEWRQSYHIQPTTGLLNDPNGFSYFNGEYHLFYQWFPLGPVHGLKYWYHTKSKDLVHWENVGVAIKPDHDYDSHGAYSGSAIEHENHLYLMYTGNTRNKQWERHPYQVMAVMNKQGKIIKSQSPVIADVPEGYTDHFRDPKIWKSGDTFYVVIGAQRANSTGCAVLYKSINLSDWTFLGEMKTDLEHFGYMWECPDYFELDGNGVFVFSPQGLEPKGDHFQNIYQSGYLVGDKLDLQTLSFSHGEFHELDRGFDFYAPQTTLSSDGRRLLVGWMGLPEIDYPTDRNDWAHCLTLPRELSVKNGKLFQQPAKELKKLRKDKSELEATITNEKLKAFSGKKYELICEVLENDSAVFGIEFRAKGDEKTVIQYDAHEKRVMLDRSLSGQPVGEAFGTRRQCSMESRKIKFHLFVDTSSVEIFINNGEEVFTSRIFPKADSNEIRFFAEGGTVTFIAKKWDI
- a CDS encoding 3D domain-containing protein, whose product is MRALKRTIATLCILLLLLPFTNVANAASTKDTLHSAEEQLEQNQQTILQKEKEQQAVHEEVKSIQENLQILENDISQNQQSLAQVEGKIDEIQQIIEQKKEEIVLLQDKVYAREDIMQKRLVALQHSDHTSIVIETLVNSESLGNFFERVGAVATLLNADQNILDEQEADLKQIEEDKKEIDRQEQLLISQQAEIEEKKAKLEENFSKRNAALVAMQDKYTKIANEIDLAEQDKNNIQSQIKTIQTQIQKEEAAAKARAVELAKAKKAKEQAKVVQTVSAPPSTAKKPSASSSGQASTSKSGKELYVAATAYSHEDTQSDLTYLGYNIKKNPNMKLIAVDPGVIPLGSKVWVEGYGVAIAGDTGGAIIGHKIDVLMPNSAKARQWGRKTVKIIILD
- a CDS encoding carbohydrate kinase family protein, translated to MARLFSIGEVLIDFIPAQKGKALKDVFSFERAPGGAPANVVAAVAKFGGNASMITKLGSDAFGDFLIDTLNEVGVNTNYVYRTNEANTALAFVSLKEDGERDFSFYRNPSADLLLSEEEIGENWFNEGDILHFCSVDLVESPMKQAHAKAIRSAKEKGAIISFDPNVRLPLWKDPQDCRKTILQFIPEAHLVKISDEELEFITGIANENEAIHSLFVGDVKAVIYTRGSQGADLYVNGKCYSSSGFGVTVEDTTGAGDAFIGGFLFKLLEKNASVPQLMKTLQEENQEILSFANASGALTTTGKGAISALPTKEDIYQLIKKNSN